A portion of the Kribbella jejuensis genome contains these proteins:
- a CDS encoding NRAMP family divalent metal transporter, whose amino-acid sequence MKKIFSVALGIIAALGGFVDIGELVFNSQAGALFGYRTLWAVLIGVIVSVVLAELSGRVAIVAHKANFDLVRERYPRWLSTTTMVAGLAVCLITLSAELGGLGLILHYVLGWNEGFFTLVGLLIIVASSLLLSFNTIERLFGYLGLGLVVYLVAVFHHGPAWHQIGRGFLPSGGGPQYWYFIVGMIAAAIMPYEIYFYSSGAIEEKWTTDDLSVNRANSGLGFPLGGLIAASLTIVAAQQLMPLGITPDSLGTVLQQAMHELGPIAFYAAVVGAFAAIAGATIDSAFSCGYALAQHQGWPWGETKGIRGAPRWYMTMLAAAGIGFAIVQTRVHPAQLTEYAVIASAVAMPLSFYPIVRVSHDREVMGEHATGLLGRPMAWLSFAVICVVAIAGPILMLVTHMGALKR is encoded by the coding sequence ATGAAGAAGATCTTCAGTGTTGCCCTCGGCATCATCGCGGCGCTCGGCGGATTCGTCGACATCGGTGAGCTGGTCTTCAACAGCCAGGCCGGCGCGCTCTTCGGCTACCGCACGCTCTGGGCCGTGCTGATCGGCGTCATCGTGAGCGTGGTGCTCGCCGAGCTCAGCGGCCGGGTCGCGATCGTCGCGCACAAGGCGAACTTCGACCTGGTTCGCGAGCGCTACCCGCGATGGTTGTCCACGACAACGATGGTGGCGGGCCTGGCGGTCTGCCTGATCACGCTGTCGGCCGAGCTCGGCGGTCTCGGGCTGATCCTGCACTACGTGCTCGGCTGGAACGAGGGCTTCTTCACGCTCGTCGGCCTGCTGATCATCGTCGCCTCGAGTCTGCTGCTGTCGTTCAACACGATCGAGCGGCTCTTCGGGTACCTGGGCCTCGGCCTGGTCGTCTACCTGGTCGCCGTGTTCCACCACGGGCCGGCCTGGCACCAGATCGGTCGCGGGTTCCTGCCGAGCGGCGGCGGACCGCAGTACTGGTACTTCATCGTCGGGATGATCGCGGCGGCGATCATGCCGTACGAGATCTACTTCTACTCCTCGGGCGCGATCGAGGAGAAATGGACCACCGACGACCTGTCCGTCAACCGCGCCAACTCCGGCCTCGGATTCCCGCTCGGCGGGCTGATCGCGGCCAGCCTGACGATCGTCGCCGCCCAGCAACTGATGCCGCTGGGCATCACTCCGGACAGCCTCGGAACGGTGCTCCAGCAGGCGATGCACGAGCTCGGACCGATCGCCTTCTACGCGGCCGTGGTCGGGGCGTTCGCCGCGATCGCCGGCGCGACCATCGACAGCGCCTTCTCCTGCGGGTACGCGCTGGCCCAGCACCAGGGCTGGCCCTGGGGCGAAACGAAGGGCATCCGCGGCGCGCCCCGCTGGTACATGACGATGCTCGCCGCGGCCGGGATCGGTTTCGCGATCGTCCAGACACGCGTGCACCCGGCCCAGCTCACGGAGTACGCCGTGATCGCCTCGGCGGTCGCGATGCCGCTGTCGTTCTACCCGATCGTGCGGGTCTCGCACGACCGCGAGGTGATGGGCGAACACGCCACCGGCCTCCTCGGCCGGCCGATGGCCTGGCTCTCGTTCGCGGTGATCTGCGTCGTCGCGATCGCCGGCCCGATCCTGATGCTCGTCACCCACATGGGCGCCCTGAAGCGATGA
- a CDS encoding CDGSH iron-sulfur domain-containing protein, whose translation MTEIRAYPDGPLLVRGEFELLDENGDPIPASRRTIALCRCGRTAIPPLCDGTHTLPLSRSSARSPE comes from the coding sequence ATGACAGAGATCCGCGCCTACCCGGACGGGCCGTTGCTCGTCCGCGGCGAGTTCGAGCTGCTGGACGAGAACGGCGATCCGATCCCGGCGTCCCGCCGTACCATCGCCCTGTGCCGCTGCGGCCGGACCGCGATCCCGCCGCTCTGCGACGGTACGCACACGCTGCCGCTCAGCCGGTCGTCGGCGCGTTCGCCCGAATGA
- a CDS encoding GAF domain-containing protein produces MHGQLAREFAETTARLQNRKRPGELLDAIVELAAPAVGCRHVGLLLCGRGRTLRHARSTDAEAAEADQVQIAVRQGPCWSCLARPDGPAEVLVDDTVDDPRWPAWNGPVVELGVRSVLSSRLATADRTIGFLTWYDELPHGFGPDSVAVAHLLALHAAVPLAHALEHTLN; encoded by the coding sequence ATGCACGGTCAGCTCGCGCGCGAGTTCGCGGAGACGACGGCACGGTTACAGAACCGGAAGAGACCGGGTGAGCTGCTCGACGCGATCGTGGAGCTCGCCGCCCCGGCAGTCGGTTGCCGGCACGTCGGGCTGCTGCTCTGTGGGCGCGGCCGCACCCTGCGGCACGCACGGTCGACCGACGCGGAGGCGGCGGAGGCCGACCAGGTCCAGATCGCCGTCCGGCAGGGCCCGTGCTGGTCGTGTCTGGCCCGCCCGGACGGCCCGGCCGAGGTCCTTGTCGACGACACAGTCGACGATCCGCGCTGGCCGGCCTGGAACGGCCCGGTGGTCGAACTCGGCGTCCGGAGCGTGCTGAGCTCCCGCCTGGCCACAGCCGACCGGACCATCGGTTTCCTCACCTGGTACGACGAACTGCCGCACGGCTTCGGCCCCGACTCCGTCGCGGTCGCCCATCTACTCGCCCTGCACGCCGCCGTACCCCTCGCCCACGCCCTCGAGCACACCCTGAACTGA
- a CDS encoding methyltransferase yields MRLLTLPGVFAPISDSWMLADAIRAENLGTHSRALDICTGSGVLALTAAECGAQTTAVDVSRRALLTVRLNAFRAGLRVRTLRGRTFAPVAGERFDLIVSNPPYVPSPRPDVPHFGACRAWEAGHDGRIVLDALCDGAPAHLRPGGVLLLVHSSLIGFDQTVERLRRASLVNVEIRNRVRGPLGPLMRAQQAAGTIPAHLVEEEVAVIRANAPTTG; encoded by the coding sequence ATGAGATTGCTGACCCTGCCGGGTGTGTTCGCGCCGATCTCGGACTCGTGGATGCTGGCGGATGCGATCCGCGCGGAGAACCTCGGGACGCACTCACGAGCGCTGGACATCTGCACCGGCAGTGGTGTGCTGGCGTTGACGGCGGCGGAGTGCGGGGCCCAGACGACAGCTGTCGACGTATCGCGGCGGGCGCTGCTCACGGTTCGGCTGAATGCGTTCCGGGCCGGCCTGCGGGTCCGGACGCTGCGCGGTCGCACGTTCGCGCCGGTCGCGGGGGAGCGGTTCGACCTGATCGTCAGCAACCCGCCGTACGTACCGTCGCCGCGTCCCGACGTACCGCATTTCGGCGCCTGTCGGGCGTGGGAAGCCGGACATGACGGCCGGATCGTGCTGGATGCGCTGTGTGACGGCGCACCAGCTCATCTGCGCCCGGGCGGCGTACTGCTGTTGGTGCACTCGTCACTGATCGGGTTCGACCAGACCGTCGAACGGCTGCGCCGAGCTAGTCTGGTGAACGTCGAGATCCGGAATCGGGTCCGCGGGCCGCTGGGTCCGCTGATGCGCGCGCAACAGGCCGCCGGGACGATTCCCGCGCACCTCGTCGAGGAGGAAGTGGCGGTCATTCGGGCGAACGCGCCGACGACCGGCTGA
- a CDS encoding PCC domain-containing protein yields MEWRELNSDDGPVAHVHAVLGLSNGHVRGGHLLAGEVFPTLEVIVHESPASLRKTQRPELGLALIDL; encoded by the coding sequence ATGGAGTGGAGAGAGCTTAACTCCGACGACGGACCGGTTGCGCACGTACATGCCGTACTGGGCTTGTCGAACGGACACGTCCGCGGCGGGCACCTGCTGGCCGGCGAGGTATTTCCGACGCTCGAGGTGATCGTCCACGAGTCCCCCGCGAGCCTCCGCAAGACCCAGCGTCCCGAGCTGGGCCTTGCGCTCATCGATCTCTGA
- a CDS encoding DNA topoisomerase IB has product MRLRRSHPDAEGFSRRRRGSGFSYHDAEGNVIDDTEVLERIRTLAIPPAWKDVWICPYPNGHIQAVGTDEAGRRQYLYHDDWRAAQDAGKHDRVRQLARKLPAFREAVDLDLDRDGLDRRRVLAVALRMLDYGVFRTGNTRYAEQNGSRGAATLLRRDVRVSKGKLVFDFRAKGGIRRTAELDDDKLVAAVRSLKRGRHKSPRLLVYRDDEGYHEINASMINERFHELVGDDFTVKDLRTWTATVHAAVDLAEADPPTTKKALVAAEKEMLEEVSEHLGNTPAVARSSYIDPRVVEQFEHGRTIAETVRRVGDDLGDEDVRAGVERSVNRILDQDART; this is encoded by the coding sequence ATGCGACTGCGCCGCAGCCATCCCGACGCCGAGGGTTTCAGCCGCCGGCGGCGGGGTTCGGGGTTCAGCTACCACGATGCCGAGGGCAACGTGATCGACGACACCGAGGTGCTCGAGCGGATCCGGACGCTGGCGATTCCGCCGGCCTGGAAGGACGTGTGGATCTGCCCGTACCCGAACGGTCACATCCAGGCGGTCGGTACTGATGAGGCCGGGCGCCGGCAGTACCTGTACCACGACGACTGGCGGGCCGCCCAGGACGCGGGCAAACACGACCGGGTCCGGCAGCTGGCGCGCAAGCTCCCGGCGTTCCGCGAGGCGGTCGACCTGGACCTCGACCGGGACGGCCTGGACCGGCGGCGGGTGCTCGCGGTCGCGTTGCGCATGCTGGACTACGGCGTCTTCCGCACGGGCAACACCCGGTACGCCGAGCAGAACGGCAGTCGTGGGGCTGCGACGCTGCTGCGTCGCGACGTACGGGTGAGCAAAGGAAAGCTGGTCTTCGACTTCCGCGCGAAGGGCGGGATCCGCCGGACCGCGGAACTCGACGACGACAAGCTGGTCGCGGCGGTGCGATCGCTGAAGCGCGGGCGGCACAAGAGCCCGCGGCTGCTGGTGTACCGCGACGACGAGGGGTATCACGAGATCAACGCGAGCATGATCAACGAGCGGTTCCACGAGTTGGTGGGCGACGACTTCACCGTCAAGGACCTGCGCACCTGGACCGCGACGGTCCATGCGGCGGTGGATCTCGCGGAGGCCGATCCGCCGACAACGAAGAAGGCTCTGGTCGCGGCCGAGAAGGAGATGCTCGAGGAGGTCTCCGAGCACCTCGGCAACACGCCGGCGGTGGCGCGTTCGTCGTACATCGATCCGCGCGTCGTCGAGCAGTTCGAGCACGGCCGCACCATTGCCGAGACGGTCCGGCGGGTCGGCGACGACCTCGGCGACGAAGACGTCCGCGCGGGCGTGGAACGGTCCGTGAACAGGATCCTCGACCAGGACGCCCGGACGTAG
- a CDS encoding TIGR03557 family F420-dependent LLM class oxidoreductase has translation MKIGFKLIAEAYGPAEIVEQAVRAEEAGFDFVEVSDHFHPWVGEHEHSGFAFAMLGSIAARTSAIGLATGVTCPFVRYHPAIVAQAAATLGILSRGRFTLGVGAGERLNEHVVGAGWPPVATRHEMLREALEIIRLLWSGGYHSYEGKHLRLEDARVFDLPDELPGIAVAAGGPEAARLAGELGDALFATEPRDDLVAAYEEAGGDGPKYAEVPLAWASSVEDGAESARRSFRFALAGWKVQSELPNPANFDAATELVTAEHLRGQFGCGPDVERHLEVARPYVEAGYDHLALINAGPDPSGFFDFFTKELGPALRELS, from the coding sequence GTGAAGATCGGGTTCAAACTGATCGCCGAGGCCTACGGGCCGGCCGAGATCGTCGAGCAGGCGGTCCGCGCCGAGGAGGCGGGGTTCGACTTCGTCGAGGTCAGCGACCATTTCCATCCGTGGGTGGGTGAGCACGAGCACTCCGGCTTCGCGTTCGCGATGCTCGGGTCGATCGCGGCCCGGACCTCGGCGATCGGTCTCGCCACCGGGGTGACGTGCCCGTTCGTGCGGTACCACCCGGCGATCGTGGCGCAGGCCGCCGCGACCCTCGGAATCCTGTCCCGGGGCAGGTTCACGCTCGGTGTCGGTGCGGGGGAGCGGCTCAACGAGCACGTGGTCGGCGCCGGCTGGCCGCCGGTCGCGACCCGGCACGAGATGTTGCGCGAGGCCCTGGAAATCATCCGGCTGCTCTGGAGCGGCGGCTACCACTCGTACGAGGGCAAGCACCTGCGGCTGGAGGACGCGCGCGTCTTCGACCTGCCGGACGAGCTGCCGGGCATCGCGGTCGCCGCCGGCGGTCCGGAGGCAGCGCGACTGGCCGGTGAGCTCGGCGACGCGTTGTTCGCGACCGAGCCGCGCGACGACCTGGTCGCCGCGTACGAGGAGGCGGGCGGGGACGGTCCGAAGTACGCCGAGGTTCCACTCGCGTGGGCCTCCTCGGTCGAGGACGGCGCGGAGTCGGCGCGGCGGTCGTTCCGGTTCGCGCTGGCCGGCTGGAAGGTGCAGTCGGAGTTACCGAACCCGGCGAACTTCGACGCCGCGACCGAGCTGGTGACCGCGGAACACCTGCGCGGGCAGTTCGGCTGCGGCCCGGACGTCGAACGGCATCTCGAGGTCGCCCGCCCCTACGTCGAGGCTGGTTACGACCACCTTGCACTGATCAACGCCGGGCCGGATCCGTCCGGGTTCTTCGACTTCTTCACCAAGGAGCTCGGACCGGCACTGCGCGAACTCTCCTGA
- a CDS encoding CBS domain-containing protein, giving the protein MAVARDLMTPGAECVGENETLTVAARKMRDLDVGALPICGEDNRLKGMLTDRDIVVKCIAEGGDPNQTTAGTFAQGKPVTIGADDSIEEALQTMEAHQVRRLPVIDGHELVGMLAQADLVQAAPGRAGRTVSEISEPS; this is encoded by the coding sequence ATGGCCGTCGCAAGAGACCTGATGACGCCCGGTGCGGAATGCGTCGGCGAGAACGAGACGCTGACTGTCGCGGCCCGGAAGATGCGGGATCTGGACGTCGGCGCGCTGCCGATCTGTGGCGAGGACAACCGGTTGAAGGGCATGCTGACCGACCGGGACATCGTGGTGAAGTGCATCGCCGAGGGCGGTGATCCGAACCAGACCACAGCCGGTACCTTCGCTCAGGGCAAGCCGGTGACGATCGGCGCGGACGACTCGATCGAGGAGGCGCTGCAGACCATGGAAGCCCACCAGGTACGCCGCCTGCCGGTGATCGACGGCCACGAACTGGTCGGGATGCTCGCCCAGGCGGACCTGGTCCAGGCAGCCCCGGGCCGAGCGGGCCGAACCGTCAGCGAGATCTCCGAGCCGAGCTGA
- a CDS encoding iron-containing redox enzyme family protein: MDRRIYEYPAGYRSAMQLPPARGPLSARMIEGITLGAAVPRETVATTDPYDDDVQLALWIAYELQYRGFEGVDPDRQWDPEIIAFRTRLEQPWIQWLKANCSVTPSAQPVAVQLRCLLDNADGPRLAPYLRRHATQEQFREFVLNRSVYQLKEADPHSFGIARLSGAAKAALVEIEADEYGGGRPERMHSELFRTTMRWLGLDDSYGHYVPDVPAVTLAISNVMSLFAMHQRWTGALVGHLAALEMTSTLPNRQYATGAIRLGASEDEARYFTEHVEADAVHEQIAAHDLCGSYVEEHPEAVGDVLFGARCALVVDDLFAAHLLSKWDALADRTASVQSVQGVLEGVGEGYGGVQGE, translated from the coding sequence ATGGACAGGCGAATCTACGAGTATCCGGCCGGGTACCGGTCCGCCATGCAGCTACCACCGGCCCGCGGTCCGCTCAGTGCGCGGATGATCGAGGGCATCACGCTCGGCGCCGCCGTTCCTCGCGAGACAGTCGCCACGACCGATCCGTACGACGACGACGTTCAGCTGGCGTTGTGGATCGCCTACGAGCTGCAGTACCGCGGCTTCGAGGGCGTCGATCCCGACCGGCAGTGGGATCCGGAGATCATTGCCTTCCGGACGCGGCTGGAGCAGCCGTGGATCCAATGGCTGAAGGCGAACTGCTCGGTGACGCCGAGTGCGCAACCGGTCGCGGTGCAGCTGCGGTGCTTGCTCGACAACGCCGACGGCCCGCGCCTGGCGCCGTACCTGAGGCGGCACGCGACACAGGAGCAGTTCCGTGAGTTCGTGCTGAACCGGTCCGTGTACCAGCTCAAGGAGGCCGATCCGCACAGCTTCGGTATCGCCCGGCTCAGCGGTGCGGCGAAGGCGGCCCTGGTCGAGATCGAGGCCGACGAGTACGGCGGCGGCCGCCCCGAGCGGATGCACTCCGAGCTGTTCCGTACGACGATGCGCTGGCTGGGGCTCGACGACAGCTACGGGCACTACGTACCCGACGTACCGGCTGTCACCTTGGCCATCTCGAACGTGATGTCGCTGTTCGCGATGCATCAGCGCTGGACGGGCGCGCTCGTCGGTCATCTGGCGGCGCTGGAGATGACCTCCACGTTGCCGAACCGGCAGTACGCGACCGGCGCGATCCGGCTGGGTGCGTCCGAGGACGAGGCCCGCTATTTCACCGAGCATGTGGAGGCGGATGCCGTCCACGAACAGATCGCGGCGCATGACCTGTGCGGCAGCTACGTCGAGGAGCATCCCGAGGCGGTCGGCGACGTCCTGTTCGGTGCTCGCTGTGCGCTGGTCGTCGATGATCTCTTCGCTGCCCACCTGCTCTCGAAGTGGGACGCCCTGGCTGACAGGACGGCGTCAGTTCAGTCAGTTCAGGGTGTGCTCGAGGGCGTGGGCGAGGGGTACGGCGGCGTGCAGGGCGAGTAG
- a CDS encoding alpha-amylase family glycosyl hydrolase, which produces MRLDGRVIYQLDPATFFDSDGDGVGDLNGVQRKLDHIRAVGADTIWLQPFYVSPYLDAGYDIVDHRDVSARFGTMADFENLVERCHQADLRVLIELVVQHTSIHHPWFRSARDDPASPYRDFYVWAAEPRDDPAVPEPVFPGVEDSVWAYDDHAGRYYRHAFYRHEADLDVRRPEVRAEIAGIIRHWLDRGVDAFRVDAAPYLVRQAALADEHDDGYWLLAELAAAAGDAPLMGEADVSPDQYGDYFGAGDRLHAVLDFWTNNLLFLALARRSAEPLVRALRAQPDPPDGCTYVNWLRNHDELDLDRLTDDERAEVLAAFAPAAEMRIFGRGVRRRLSPMLDGDPRRNAVAHAIVQSLPGAPVVRYGDEIGMGDDLSLPDRMPVRTPMQWSAELNGGFSKAPPGVVGPGPIRSGPFAFSRINVEDQELRSDSLLSRVSQLVRIRRELGELPSHRSEPVSFDHPAVFGVLHHRADGSVLMLANLSTDEVRLRLPYDVGADLLADSRYDPARKDSVMLAGNGYRWLRVHDDTR; this is translated from the coding sequence ATGCGACTCGATGGACGGGTGATCTACCAGCTCGACCCGGCGACGTTCTTCGACTCCGACGGCGACGGTGTCGGCGACCTGAACGGCGTCCAGCGCAAACTCGACCACATCCGGGCGGTCGGCGCCGACACGATCTGGTTGCAGCCGTTCTACGTGTCGCCGTACCTCGACGCCGGGTACGACATCGTCGACCACCGCGACGTCTCCGCCCGGTTCGGCACGATGGCGGACTTCGAGAACCTGGTCGAGCGGTGTCACCAGGCCGACCTGCGGGTGCTGATCGAACTCGTCGTCCAGCACACCTCGATCCACCATCCGTGGTTCCGCTCGGCCCGCGACGACCCGGCCTCGCCGTACCGCGACTTCTACGTCTGGGCGGCCGAGCCGCGCGACGACCCGGCGGTGCCCGAGCCGGTGTTCCCGGGCGTCGAGGACTCCGTCTGGGCCTACGACGACCACGCCGGCCGGTACTACCGGCACGCCTTCTACCGGCACGAGGCAGACCTGGACGTCCGCCGGCCGGAGGTCCGCGCGGAGATCGCCGGCATCATCCGGCACTGGCTGGACCGCGGTGTGGACGCCTTCCGGGTGGACGCCGCGCCGTACCTGGTCCGGCAGGCGGCGCTGGCCGACGAGCACGACGACGGCTACTGGCTGCTCGCCGAACTGGCCGCGGCGGCGGGTGACGCGCCGTTGATGGGCGAGGCGGACGTATCGCCGGACCAGTACGGCGACTACTTCGGCGCCGGCGACCGGTTGCACGCCGTACTCGACTTCTGGACGAACAACCTGCTGTTCCTCGCGCTCGCGCGCCGCTCGGCCGAGCCGCTGGTGCGCGCGTTGCGGGCGCAACCGGATCCGCCGGACGGCTGCACGTACGTCAACTGGCTGCGCAATCACGACGAGCTGGACCTCGACCGGCTCACCGACGACGAGCGTGCCGAGGTGCTGGCGGCGTTCGCACCGGCCGCGGAGATGCGGATCTTCGGCCGCGGTGTCCGGCGCCGGCTGTCCCCGATGCTGGACGGCGACCCGCGCCGGAACGCGGTGGCGCACGCGATCGTCCAGTCGTTGCCCGGGGCACCGGTTGTCCGGTACGGCGACGAGATCGGGATGGGCGATGACCTGTCGCTGCCGGACCGGATGCCGGTCCGCACGCCGATGCAGTGGTCCGCCGAGCTGAACGGCGGCTTCAGCAAGGCGCCGCCCGGTGTGGTCGGCCCGGGCCCGATCCGGTCCGGCCCGTTCGCGTTCTCGCGGATCAACGTCGAGGACCAGGAGTTGCGGTCGGACTCGTTGCTGAGCCGGGTGTCGCAGCTGGTCCGGATCCGGCGCGAGCTGGGCGAACTCCCGTCCCACCGGTCCGAGCCGGTCTCGTTCGACCACCCGGCGGTGTTCGGCGTACTGCATCACCGCGCGGACGGCTCGGTGCTGATGCTGGCCAACCTGTCCACCGACGAGGTACGGCTGCGGCTTCCGTACGACGTCGGTGCCGATCTGCTCGCCGACAGCCGCTACGACCCGGCACGCAAGGACTCGGTCATGCTGGCCGGCAATGGGTACCGCTGGCTGCGGGTACACGACGACACGAGGTGA
- a CDS encoding carboxylate-amine ligase, with protein MVSGSSLGAIFASTVPGTVGLEEELLLVDRVSWLPARAADVLVAVDDPRIKAELPACQIEIATSVHKDPSLAVEELRQCRTLLSTMCGPDRAVVATAVHPLIDGPVELAATSRAAGLDSRYREIVERQLVSSLQIHLAFGDADCTLAIYHALRDLLPELAALAGTAPFAGGRDTGLCSVRPVIAGQLPRQGVPPIIASWDQHADDLAWAVRGGAVTDPSEWWWELRPHVRFGTLELRVLDVPATTERAGAIVRFVYALSARLTELYHLGQLSEPAPSWRIAENRWIALRDGVHGELLDLRTGAARPAGRCLHDLVDASEPYAPGGLDDVRALIDDPPVDHLRSLGPQRMMPWLAEVFSG; from the coding sequence GTGGTCAGCGGCTCATCCTTGGGTGCGATCTTCGCGAGTACTGTTCCCGGAACCGTCGGGCTGGAGGAGGAGCTCCTGCTGGTGGACCGGGTGAGCTGGCTGCCGGCGAGAGCCGCGGACGTACTGGTCGCGGTCGACGACCCGCGGATCAAGGCGGAGCTCCCCGCGTGCCAGATCGAGATCGCGACCTCCGTGCACAAGGACCCGTCCTTGGCGGTCGAGGAGCTGCGGCAGTGCCGGACGCTGTTGTCCACGATGTGCGGTCCGGATCGTGCCGTGGTCGCCACCGCGGTGCATCCGCTGATCGACGGGCCCGTCGAGTTGGCGGCGACCTCGCGCGCGGCAGGCCTCGACAGCCGGTACCGCGAAATCGTCGAGCGCCAACTGGTGTCGTCGCTGCAGATCCACCTCGCCTTCGGCGACGCCGACTGCACGTTGGCCATCTACCACGCGCTACGGGATCTCCTGCCGGAGCTTGCCGCGTTGGCAGGTACGGCGCCGTTCGCGGGCGGCCGCGACACCGGGCTCTGCTCCGTGCGGCCGGTGATTGCCGGCCAGCTCCCGCGGCAAGGTGTGCCGCCGATCATCGCCTCCTGGGATCAGCACGCCGACGACCTTGCGTGGGCGGTGCGCGGCGGCGCCGTGACGGACCCGTCGGAATGGTGGTGGGAGCTGCGCCCACACGTCCGTTTCGGCACGCTGGAGTTGCGGGTTCTCGACGTACCGGCGACGACCGAGCGGGCGGGGGCGATCGTGCGGTTCGTGTACGCGCTGTCCGCCCGGCTGACAGAGCTCTACCACCTCGGCCAGCTCTCGGAGCCGGCGCCGTCCTGGCGGATCGCCGAGAACCGTTGGATCGCGCTCCGGGACGGCGTTCACGGCGAGCTCCTCGACCTCCGCACCGGCGCAGCGCGGCCGGCCGGGCGTTGCCTGCACGATCTCGTCGACGCTTCGGAGCCGTACGCACCTGGCGGCCTGGACGACGTACGAGCACTGATCGACGACCCGCCGGTGGACCACCTCCGCTCGCTGGGTCCGCAACGGATGATGCCCTGGCTCGCGGAGGTGTTCAGCGGATGA
- a CDS encoding DUF1360 domain-containing protein — MTKVSESVRSEAGEYRQGADRPLGGYAVVMTVFGGLVGVAGVVAALRGTDGRRISPYDLLLMTAGTHKLSRLVSKDAITSPLRMPFTRYREPGAPGEVMEDVRTDGQLRHAIGELVSCPFCLSVWVATGFSLGFLFAPRFTRIAASALTAVAGADYLQLIYAWLQQAAEQKG; from the coding sequence ATGACGAAGGTCTCGGAGTCGGTCCGGTCGGAGGCCGGCGAGTACCGGCAGGGGGCGGATCGGCCGCTGGGTGGATACGCGGTCGTCATGACGGTCTTCGGTGGGCTGGTCGGTGTCGCGGGCGTCGTAGCGGCGTTGCGTGGTACGGACGGCCGGCGGATCTCGCCGTACGACCTGCTGCTGATGACGGCTGGGACGCACAAGCTCTCCCGGCTGGTCAGCAAGGACGCGATCACCAGTCCGCTGCGGATGCCGTTCACGCGGTACCGCGAACCCGGGGCACCGGGCGAGGTGATGGAGGACGTCCGGACCGACGGCCAGCTCCGGCACGCGATCGGCGAGCTGGTGAGCTGCCCGTTCTGCCTGTCGGTCTGGGTGGCGACCGGTTTCAGCCTCGGGTTCCTGTTCGCGCCGCGCTTCACCCGGATCGCCGCGTCCGCGCTGACCGCCGTCGCGGGCGCCGACTACCTGCAGCTGATCTACGCGTGGCTGCAGCAGGCCGCGGAGCAGAAGGGCTAG